Proteins encoded together in one Deinococcus hopiensis KR-140 window:
- a CDS encoding glutamine--tRNA ligase/YqeY domain fusion protein codes for MTAPDSPATAARGDTAYGGTAAARVAPNFITEIIERDLKGGKYPQVVTRFPPDPSGYAHLGHVFASFLDFQMALQYGGRYHLRMDDTNPELTRQEYVDSIADDLRWLGWDWGEHLYYASDNFGRYYEYAEQLIRMGKAYVESVSGDEMARLRGNPTTPGTPSPYRDRSVEENLDLFRQMRAGEFPDGAHVLRAKIDLASSNMKLRDPVLYRIVNHPHYRQGDAWHIYPMYDFQHPLQDALEGVTHSLCSLEFVDNRAIYDWLMETLGFSPRPHQYEFGRRSLEYTIVSKRKLRRLVEEGVVTGWDDPRMPTLRAQRRLGVTPEAVRAFASQIGVSRTNRTVDISVYENAVRGDLNHRAPRVMAVTDPVRVVIANLPEGETQTLTLSYWPHDVIRDSPDGLVLLPTGERVSPEQAVRDVPLTREVYIEREDFDADPPKGYKRLTVGGNVRLRGAGIIRADSFETDQSGAVTLIHATLLEGDAKAGGVIHWVSAERAVPAEFRLYDRLFRVAHPEGENEDDIAPDFDPERMSHESEAAPLKEDFFRFLNPHSLRVTRGFVEPSVLGAPADTRYQFERQGYFWRDPVDSREGALVFGRIITLRDTWAKEVQRAEKAEGAGPSAQGKAPRAEKPRAATSPAAQPFQVLPPEQEAEVVRLTAQGVPEADARTLARDGALGTFFASAGAGKHAAQVAAWTVNDLAPGLRSGESRLSAAHLPALAALLAGGQISTRMAKEVLARAAASGEAPAEIVAREGLRVMTDTGAIETAIREVMEANPDKVEAYQGGKTGLMGFFTGQVMRATGGQADPKVVAAKLGELLRG; via the coding sequence GTTCGCTTCCTTTCTGGATTTTCAGATGGCCCTGCAGTACGGCGGGCGCTACCACCTGCGGATGGACGACACCAACCCCGAACTCACCCGGCAGGAATACGTGGACTCCATCGCTGACGATCTGCGCTGGCTGGGCTGGGACTGGGGCGAGCATTTGTACTATGCCTCAGACAACTTTGGGCGCTACTACGAGTACGCCGAGCAACTCATCCGAATGGGAAAGGCGTATGTGGAGTCCGTCAGCGGCGACGAGATGGCTCGCCTGCGCGGCAATCCCACCACGCCCGGCACACCGAGTCCCTACCGGGACCGATCGGTAGAGGAAAACCTGGACCTCTTCCGCCAAATGCGCGCGGGCGAATTCCCCGATGGTGCCCACGTTCTGCGCGCCAAGATCGACCTTGCCAGCTCCAACATGAAGCTGCGTGACCCGGTGCTGTACCGCATCGTCAACCACCCACACTACCGGCAGGGCGACGCGTGGCACATCTACCCCATGTATGACTTCCAGCACCCCCTGCAAGACGCGCTGGAGGGCGTAACGCACTCGCTGTGCAGCCTGGAATTCGTGGACAACCGCGCGATCTACGACTGGCTGATGGAGACGCTCGGCTTTTCTCCCCGTCCCCACCAGTATGAGTTCGGGCGGCGCAGTCTGGAGTACACCATCGTCTCCAAGCGCAAGTTGCGGCGGCTGGTGGAAGAAGGCGTGGTGACGGGCTGGGACGATCCCCGCATGCCCACCCTGCGCGCTCAGCGCCGCCTGGGCGTGACGCCCGAAGCGGTGCGCGCCTTCGCCTCACAGATCGGCGTGAGCCGCACCAACCGCACGGTGGACATCAGCGTGTACGAGAACGCGGTGCGCGGAGACCTCAACCACCGCGCTCCCCGGGTGATGGCGGTGACCGATCCCGTGCGCGTGGTGATCGCCAACCTGCCTGAAGGGGAGACGCAGACCTTAACGCTGTCCTACTGGCCCCACGACGTAATTCGGGACTCGCCGGACGGGCTGGTGCTGCTGCCCACGGGTGAGCGCGTCTCGCCGGAGCAGGCGGTGCGGGACGTGCCCCTCACGCGCGAGGTCTACATCGAGCGCGAGGACTTCGACGCCGATCCGCCGAAGGGCTACAAGCGGCTGACGGTGGGTGGGAATGTGCGCCTACGCGGTGCCGGAATTATCCGTGCGGATTCCTTCGAGACGGACCAGTCTGGGGCCGTCACCCTCATCCACGCCACCTTGCTGGAAGGTGACGCGAAGGCGGGTGGCGTGATTCACTGGGTCAGCGCCGAGCGAGCCGTGCCTGCCGAGTTCCGCCTGTATGACCGCCTGTTCCGCGTGGCCCACCCGGAGGGAGAGAACGAGGACGACATCGCTCCCGACTTCGATCCCGAACGCATGAGCCACGAAAGTGAAGCCGCGCCCCTCAAGGAGGACTTTTTCCGGTTTCTCAATCCCCACAGCCTGCGCGTGACGAGAGGCTTTGTGGAGCCGAGCGTGCTGGGCGCCCCCGCCGATACCCGCTATCAGTTCGAGCGTCAGGGCTATTTCTGGCGTGACCCGGTGGACAGCCGGGAAGGCGCTCTGGTGTTCGGGCGCATCATCACGCTGCGCGACACCTGGGCGAAGGAAGTGCAGCGGGCAGAGAAGGCAGAGGGCGCAGGGCCGAGCGCACAGGGCAAAGCGCCAAGGGCGGAAAAGCCCAGGGCCGCCACATCGCCTGCTGCCCAGCCTTTCCAGGTCCTGCCGCCCGAGCAGGAGGCCGAAGTTGTCCGCCTGACCGCTCAGGGCGTGCCCGAGGCCGACGCGCGCACACTCGCGCGTGACGGGGCGCTGGGGACGTTCTTCGCCTCCGCCGGGGCCGGGAAACACGCCGCGCAGGTGGCTGCCTGGACCGTCAACGATCTCGCGCCGGGCCTGCGTTCGGGCGAGAGCCGCCTCTCCGCCGCCCATCTGCCCGCCCTCGCCGCGCTGCTCGCGGGGGGGCAGATCAGCACCCGAATGGCCAAGGAGGTGCTGGCCCGCGCCGCCGCCAGCGGAGAAGCGCCCGCCGAAATCGTCGCGCGCGAGGGCCTGCGTGTAATGACGGATACCGGGGCCATCGAAACCGCCATCCGCGAGGTCATGGAGGCCAACCCCGACAAGGTGGAGGCGTACCAGGGCGGCAAGACCGGCCTGATGGGCTTCTTTACCGGGCAGGTCATGCGCGCGACGGGCGGCCAGGCAGACCCCAAAGTGGTCGCCGCCAAGCTGGGCGAATTGCTGAGGGGTTAG
- a CDS encoding tetratricopeptide repeat protein, translating to MIDVVTTWQQTCTALAGDDYDAAFVVLEAAMREANKSVRARLALYLASVHALYGDAATTEAGAALREARTLDPALREDPLYLALSAELDARLRGPDAAPPPPAAVNAAEPLARFHAQAALALAGHPQEALEVHLPASELPSHLKWRLRSWQADAEEQLGHPLEAANLYAEAAHHAQGLNRAVMLQEQAALRLQLGQPAEAAQLLEQARGLYTGQDPEEGLNLATWNYLHAQALLNLGKPEDAQAAIREADRLERLHGDPSYGVALVWGQVMTHLGQTEEALGHFERALTLAGEGDKPYAQHELGVALLDLDRPVEARERLEAALSDPEYPYAPEVLADLAECDYRLGRLQEAQTSAEQALAQGAVVPASLVLGSVALDYYHLDEALEHYERVVREAAPQSRDWITAHQMAADVMAQQGFRDPAAAYAHAQQALEHTPESDDWHGTLQDHLKKAEGLMGANSGRMLN from the coding sequence ATGATCGACGTCGTCACCACCTGGCAACAGACCTGCACAGCGCTCGCGGGAGACGACTACGACGCGGCCTTCGTCGTGCTGGAGGCGGCGATGCGCGAGGCGAACAAGTCTGTGCGCGCCCGGCTGGCCCTCTACCTCGCCTCCGTTCACGCCCTGTACGGCGACGCGGCCACCACCGAGGCGGGCGCGGCGCTGCGCGAGGCCCGCACGCTGGACCCAGCCTTACGCGAAGACCCGCTGTACCTCGCCCTGAGCGCCGAACTCGACGCCCGGCTGCGCGGCCCCGACGCTGCTCCGCCACCGCCCGCCGCCGTGAATGCTGCGGAGCCCCTGGCCCGCTTCCACGCGCAGGCGGCGCTGGCCCTCGCCGGACACCCGCAGGAAGCGCTGGAGGTGCATCTGCCCGCCTCCGAACTGCCATCCCACCTGAAGTGGCGGCTGAGAAGCTGGCAGGCCGACGCCGAGGAGCAACTCGGGCACCCGCTGGAAGCCGCCAACCTGTACGCCGAAGCCGCGCACCACGCCCAGGGCCTCAACCGCGCGGTGATGCTTCAGGAACAGGCGGCGCTGCGGCTGCAACTCGGACAACCCGCCGAAGCCGCGCAACTGCTGGAACAGGCCCGGGGGCTGTACACCGGCCAGGACCCGGAAGAGGGACTGAATCTGGCCACCTGGAATTACCTGCACGCCCAGGCGCTGCTCAACCTCGGCAAGCCTGAAGACGCGCAGGCCGCCATCCGCGAGGCGGACCGATTGGAACGGCTTCACGGCGATCCCAGTTATGGGGTGGCGCTGGTGTGGGGGCAGGTCATGACCCACCTGGGCCAGACTGAGGAGGCACTGGGACACTTCGAGCGGGCGCTGACGCTGGCGGGCGAGGGCGACAAGCCCTACGCGCAGCACGAACTTGGCGTCGCCCTGCTGGACCTGGACCGGCCAGTAGAAGCCCGCGAGCGGCTGGAGGCGGCCCTATCGGACCCCGAGTACCCTTACGCGCCGGAGGTGCTGGCGGACCTGGCAGAGTGCGACTACCGCCTGGGCAGGCTGCAGGAGGCGCAGACCTCAGCCGAGCAGGCGCTCGCGCAGGGCGCCGTGGTCCCCGCCAGCCTGGTGCTGGGCAGCGTGGCGCTGGACTACTATCATCTCGACGAGGCGCTGGAGCATTACGAGCGCGTGGTGCGCGAGGCCGCGCCGCAAAGCCGCGACTGGATCACGGCACACCAAATGGCCGCCGATGTGATGGCCCAGCAGGGCTTCCGCGACCCCGCCGCCGCCTACGCCCACGCGCAGCAGGCGCTGGAACACACGCCTGAGAGCGACGACTGGCACGGCACACTGCAAGACCACCTGAAAAAGGCCGAGGGGCTGATGGGCGCGAACAGCGGGCGGATGCTGAATTAG
- the ftsH gene encoding ATP-dependent zinc metalloprotease FtsH — MRRLNPWLIVLFVLALFLMFSQTPRSTSVNYNVFKDLLSQGKVQQVVVREGQAEVFLKEPTPVAVGNPAPSVQPKAIQRFNVRLPNSQAAPDSSLIQQLQAQGVNYRFEQASQWLGIVLNFLPIILLFGMMYFFFMRAQGGQSGVMQFGQSRAKKYGKENRVQTKFTDVAGHEEAKRELIEVVDFLKNPGKYHQIGAEIPKGVLLVGPPGTGKTLLARAIAGEADVPFFSVSASEFMEMFVGVGASRVRTLFEDARKSAPAIMFIDEIDSIGRKRGAGIGGGHDEREQTLNQILSEMDGFDKASSVIVLGATNRPDVLDPALLRPGRFDRQVTIDLPNLKEREAILKVHLRNKPLATGVDVPEVAKSTPYFSGADLKNVTNEAALEAARLGKTQIDMSDFYRALDKITLGLENASLTISPEEKKAIAYHEAGHAVTAAVIPGSDKLQKVSIIPRGRALGAAFYLPEERALMSRERLENQLVVSLGGRAAEEVFMGSVTSGAADDFRKATNIARKMVLEWGMGENFKNMALHTSGNGPVFLGEDMAQPKEFSEHTSQLVDEDVKRILSRAYDRAKGLVSEYSQAMHEVADALLTQELITGDVVREAVARIGGSQQPMPQTTA, encoded by the coding sequence TTGAGACGGCTCAATCCCTGGCTGATCGTCCTGTTCGTACTGGCGCTCTTCCTGATGTTCTCTCAGACGCCGCGCAGCACCAGCGTCAACTACAACGTGTTCAAAGACCTGCTCTCTCAGGGCAAGGTCCAGCAGGTCGTCGTGCGGGAAGGCCAGGCCGAGGTGTTCCTCAAGGAGCCAACCCCCGTCGCTGTGGGCAACCCGGCTCCCAGCGTTCAGCCCAAGGCCATCCAGCGCTTCAATGTCCGCCTGCCCAACAGCCAGGCCGCGCCCGACAGCAGCCTGATCCAGCAGCTGCAGGCCCAGGGCGTGAACTACCGCTTCGAGCAGGCCAGCCAGTGGCTGGGCATTGTGCTGAACTTCCTGCCGATCATCTTGCTGTTTGGCATGATGTACTTCTTTTTCATGCGTGCCCAGGGCGGCCAGAGCGGCGTGATGCAGTTCGGCCAGTCGCGGGCCAAGAAGTACGGCAAGGAGAACCGCGTCCAGACCAAGTTTACCGACGTGGCGGGCCATGAGGAAGCCAAGCGCGAACTGATCGAGGTCGTGGACTTCCTGAAAAACCCCGGCAAGTACCACCAGATCGGCGCGGAAATTCCCAAAGGCGTGCTGCTTGTGGGTCCTCCCGGCACCGGTAAGACGCTGCTGGCCCGCGCCATTGCGGGTGAGGCGGACGTGCCCTTCTTCTCGGTCAGCGCGTCGGAGTTTATGGAGATGTTCGTGGGCGTCGGCGCGAGCCGTGTGCGTACCCTGTTCGAGGACGCCCGCAAGAGTGCCCCGGCGATTATGTTCATCGACGAGATTGACTCCATCGGCCGCAAGCGTGGTGCGGGAATCGGTGGTGGCCACGACGAGCGCGAGCAGACGCTGAACCAGATCCTGTCCGAGATGGACGGCTTCGACAAGGCCAGCAGCGTCATCGTGCTGGGCGCAACCAACCGCCCCGACGTGCTGGACCCCGCGTTGCTGCGCCCGGGCCGCTTTGACCGTCAGGTGACCATCGATCTGCCCAACCTCAAGGAGCGCGAGGCGATCCTGAAGGTCCACCTCCGCAACAAGCCGCTGGCGACGGGCGTGGATGTGCCCGAAGTCGCCAAGAGCACGCCTTACTTCAGCGGCGCGGACCTCAAGAATGTGACCAACGAGGCCGCCCTTGAAGCCGCCCGTCTGGGCAAGACGCAGATCGACATGAGCGACTTTTACCGCGCGCTCGACAAGATCACGCTGGGCCTGGAAAACGCTTCTCTCACCATCAGCCCTGAGGAGAAGAAGGCCATCGCCTACCACGAGGCCGGACACGCCGTAACCGCCGCCGTGATCCCGGGCAGCGACAAGCTCCAGAAAGTGTCTATCATTCCGCGTGGCCGCGCGCTGGGGGCCGCCTTCTACCTCCCCGAAGAGCGGGCGCTGATGAGCCGTGAACGGCTGGAAAACCAGCTCGTCGTGTCGCTGGGGGGCCGCGCCGCCGAGGAAGTCTTTATGGGCAGCGTGACCTCAGGGGCCGCAGATGACTTTCGTAAGGCCACCAACATCGCCCGCAAGATGGTGCTGGAGTGGGGCATGGGCGAGAACTTTAAGAACATGGCCCTGCACACCAGTGGCAACGGGCCGGTGTTCCTGGGCGAGGACATGGCGCAGCCCAAGGAGTTCAGCGAGCACACCTCGCAGCTCGTGGACGAAGACGTCAAGCGCATCCTGAGCCGCGCCTATGACCGCGCCAAGGGCCTGGTCAGCGAATACTCGCAGGCCATGCACGAGGTGGCCGACGCCCTGCTCACCCAGGAACTGATCACTGGCGACGTGGTGCGCGAGGCGGTGGCCCGCATTGGCGGCAGCCAGCAGCCCATGCCCCAAACGACGGCGTAA
- a CDS encoding DinB family protein — MHISELYAYLVRARRDLWATLEAVPDEILSRPLLQGERFHSIKDLAFHTANVEDGWIHFTVLRDAPVEEAFPALKEAGNGPVYARFPLSELLDYWRAVEQSTLTYLATLTEADLERTVEDGPQEHFKLDGLLWHVLLHEVRHTAQIAALLRTQGVRPPSLDLVFYLPNVWKP; from the coding sequence ATGCATATTTCCGAGCTCTACGCCTACCTCGTCCGCGCCCGGCGGGACCTCTGGGCCACGCTAGAGGCTGTGCCCGACGAAATTTTGTCCCGACCACTGCTGCAAGGCGAGCGCTTCCACTCCATCAAGGACCTCGCGTTTCACACGGCCAACGTGGAGGACGGCTGGATTCACTTCACGGTCCTGCGAGACGCGCCTGTGGAGGAGGCCTTTCCTGCCCTGAAAGAGGCGGGAAACGGCCCCGTCTACGCACGGTTCCCACTTTCAGAATTGCTGGACTACTGGCGGGCGGTGGAGCAGAGCACCCTGACTTACCTTGCCACGCTGACCGAGGCGGACTTGGAGCGCACCGTGGAAGACGGGCCCCAGGAGCATTTCAAGCTGGACGGTCTGCTGTGGCACGTCCTGCTGCACGAGGTCCGGCACACTGCGCAGATCGCCGCGCTCCTCCGCACGCAGGGCGTCCGGCCGCCCTCGCTGGATCTGGTTTTCTATCTCCCCAACGTCTGGAAGCCCTGA
- a CDS encoding DinB family protein, producing the protein MSYTALTDLTLESFRRNARVNQFLLDALTPEDFALSDGQGGWPIERHLRHMAGFRVGWLWNLSRDHALPLLDTTQKDEDGDPMWRWQNSLPTELGAAFTAGDEAALAAVQAHLASGEPFADAWNEGAYRSHPAHFLQHIIVHDSHHRGQVLSLLRLGGHSKEDMDRLDDHWAIWRE; encoded by the coding sequence ATGTCCTACACTGCCCTGACCGACCTGACCCTCGAATCTTTTCGCCGCAACGCGCGCGTGAATCAGTTTCTGCTGGATGCCCTGACCCCCGAAGATTTTGCTCTGAGCGACGGCCAGGGCGGCTGGCCCATTGAGCGGCACCTGCGGCACATGGCGGGTTTCCGGGTGGGCTGGCTGTGGAACCTCTCGCGCGACCACGCCCTGCCCCTGCTGGACACGACGCAAAAAGATGAAGACGGCGACCCCATGTGGCGCTGGCAAAACAGCCTGCCGACGGAATTAGGCGCCGCGTTCACGGCGGGCGACGAGGCGGCCCTGGCAGCGGTGCAGGCCCATCTGGCGTCTGGGGAACCCTTCGCGGATGCGTGGAACGAGGGGGCCTACCGCTCCCACCCGGCCCACTTCCTCCAGCACATCATTGTTCACGACAGCCACCACCGGGGACAGGTTCTGAGCCTGCTGCGCCTGGGAGGCCACAGCAAGGAAGACATGGACCGCCTCGACGACCACTGGGCGATCTGGCGGGAATAG
- a CDS encoding helix-turn-helix transcriptional regulator: MYDPSMRVLTVLELLQARESVTGAELARRLEVSPRTVQRYVTRLQDLGIPVEGRRGVGGAYRLKPGFRLPPLMFTGEEALSLALGLRALQHLGLAALAPAAQAASAKLSRTLPQTLRENVNALEDAVQLDPSPWVVTTDAELLAELLGAVRRARTVELVYRSLTADETMRRVNVYRVVHLAGRWYAVGHCHLRGEKRCFRLDRMVGLNVLEDVFTPPEAFDALAYLRSSMPHLPTSHNISVWLACPPEDLRGEVSAWRTEIRPENGGTRLRCQRENLEGFAAFLLGVGRPFRVDSPPQLLDAFAVLKERCAEVQAARTIPHDPESSSVRPGD; this comes from the coding sequence ATGTATGACCCCTCCATGCGGGTGCTGACCGTGCTGGAACTGCTCCAGGCCCGCGAGTCGGTCACGGGTGCGGAGCTCGCCCGGCGGTTGGAGGTCAGTCCGCGCACCGTGCAGCGTTACGTGACGCGGTTGCAAGACCTCGGCATTCCGGTGGAAGGGCGGCGGGGTGTGGGCGGGGCGTACCGCCTCAAGCCTGGCTTTCGGCTACCGCCCCTGATGTTCACGGGCGAGGAGGCCCTGAGCCTCGCGCTGGGGCTGAGGGCGCTGCAACACCTCGGGCTCGCTGCGCTGGCCCCCGCTGCCCAGGCCGCCAGCGCCAAGCTCAGCCGGACCCTGCCCCAGACCCTGCGCGAGAACGTGAATGCCCTCGAAGACGCCGTGCAGCTCGACCCGTCTCCCTGGGTGGTGACGACGGACGCCGAGCTGCTGGCCGAGCTGCTGGGCGCGGTGCGGCGGGCACGAACGGTGGAGCTGGTCTACCGTTCGCTGACTGCTGACGAAACCATGCGGCGGGTGAATGTATACCGCGTGGTGCATCTGGCCGGGCGCTGGTACGCGGTGGGGCACTGCCATCTGCGCGGCGAGAAGCGCTGTTTTCGCCTGGACCGCATGGTGGGGCTCAACGTGCTGGAGGACGTGTTCACGCCGCCGGAAGCTTTCGACGCGCTGGCCTACCTGCGTTCCAGCATGCCGCACCTGCCCACCTCGCACAACATCAGCGTGTGGCTCGCCTGTCCGCCCGAGGACCTGCGGGGCGAGGTGTCCGCCTGGCGCACCGAGATTCGCCCTGAGAACGGCGGCACCCGGCTGCGCTGTCAGCGGGAGAACCTGGAGGGCTTCGCCGCCTTTCTGCTGGGTGTGGGGCGTCCATTCCGGGTAGACAGTCCGCCACAACTGCTGGACGCCTTTGCGGTTCTGAAGGAGCGCTGCGCCGAGGTGCAGGCGGCGCGTACCATACCGCATGACCCAGAATCCTCTTCCGTCAGACCGGGGGACTGA
- a CDS encoding (4Fe-4S)-binding protein — MTQNPLPSDRGTDPVLESALLRGKAYAGSGVTVYYDAPRCVHVANCVRGLPEVFRPRERPWIQAGSAAAQEVAAVVRTCPTGALHYALEGGEGEAPERPTRIVPVVDGPVGLRGDLVIETATGEVREVRAALCRCGASSNKPFCDGTHAKIGWKSGGEAPSEKRGDDRHGEGQRADGAQALDER, encoded by the coding sequence ATGACCCAGAATCCTCTTCCGTCAGACCGGGGGACTGACCCCGTGCTCGAAAGTGCTCTCCTGCGCGGCAAGGCGTACGCGGGAAGCGGCGTGACGGTGTACTACGACGCCCCGCGTTGCGTCCACGTCGCCAACTGCGTGCGCGGTCTGCCTGAGGTGTTTCGCCCCAGGGAGCGGCCCTGGATCCAGGCAGGGAGCGCCGCGGCGCAGGAGGTGGCCGCGGTGGTGCGGACCTGCCCGACGGGCGCGCTCCACTACGCGCTGGAAGGGGGAGAGGGCGAAGCGCCCGAGCGCCCCACCCGCATTGTCCCCGTTGTTGATGGCCCCGTCGGTCTTCGGGGGGATTTGGTGATCGAGACGGCTACAGGTGAAGTCCGGGAAGTCCGCGCCGCCCTGTGCCGCTGCGGGGCGAGCAGCAACAAACCCTTTTGCGACGGCACCCACGCCAAGATTGGGTGGAAGAGCGGTGGAGAGGCCCCATCCGAAAAACGTGGCGATGACCGGCACGGTGAGGGCCAGCGTGCGGATGGGGCCCAGGCATTGGACGAGAGGTAA
- a CDS encoding thymidine phosphorylase, translating into MTSAFNVPDLIRKKRDGEAHTRAELEQLVLGYTRGDVPDYQISAWLMAVYLRGMTAQETADLTLVMATSGDEMNLGDLPRTVDKHSTGGVGDKTSLILTPMLAALGLTVAKMSGRGLAHTGGTIDKLESFPGWTPELREDRFLAQARDIGLALVGQSKDLAPADGKLYALRDVTATVDCLPLIASSIMSKKLASGAHTVVLDVKVGAGAFMRTLEDGRRLARAMVDIGTRASRLVRAVLTDMDTPLGHMAGNSLEVIEALDTLRGEGPQDLTELCVSLAVEALAAYGEDETQAEARARATLTDGTALAKFRAFVEAQGGDALLVDHPERLNVAPGREDVLAPASGFVQSVDALAVGRAVLALGGGRERKGEAIDHGVGVELLKKPGEAVQVGQAVLRLYHRDGRGLDAARTLLEEGLKVAEVAPAAQPLILDRVF; encoded by the coding sequence ATGACCTCTGCCTTCAATGTCCCGGATCTCATCCGTAAGAAGCGCGACGGCGAAGCGCACACGCGCGCCGAACTCGAACAGCTCGTGCTGGGATACACACGTGGCGACGTACCCGATTACCAGATTAGCGCCTGGCTGATGGCGGTGTACCTCCGGGGCATGACTGCCCAGGAAACGGCGGACCTGACCCTGGTGATGGCCACCAGCGGAGACGAGATGAACCTGGGGGACTTGCCCCGCACCGTGGACAAGCACTCCACCGGCGGCGTGGGCGACAAGACCAGCCTGATCCTGACGCCGATGCTGGCCGCCCTGGGCCTGACCGTCGCCAAGATGAGCGGGCGCGGCCTGGCCCACACGGGCGGCACCATCGACAAGCTCGAAAGCTTCCCGGGCTGGACGCCTGAGCTGCGCGAGGACCGCTTTCTGGCCCAGGCGCGCGACATTGGCCTTGCGCTGGTGGGGCAGAGCAAGGACCTCGCCCCCGCCGACGGCAAGCTCTACGCCCTGCGCGACGTGACGGCGACCGTGGACTGCCTGCCCCTGATCGCCTCTTCCATCATGAGCAAGAAACTCGCGTCCGGCGCGCACACCGTGGTGTTGGACGTGAAGGTGGGGGCCGGAGCCTTTATGCGGACGCTGGAGGATGGCCGGAGGCTGGCCCGCGCGATGGTGGACATCGGCACGCGGGCGTCTCGACTGGTGCGTGCCGTACTGACCGACATGGACACGCCCCTGGGCCACATGGCGGGCAACAGCCTGGAGGTGATCGAAGCGCTGGATACCCTGCGTGGCGAGGGCCCGCAGGACCTCACCGAACTGTGCGTGTCGCTGGCGGTGGAAGCTCTTGCCGCCTACGGCGAGGACGAAACCCAGGCCGAGGCCCGTGCCCGCGCCACCTTGACGGACGGTACCGCGCTGGCGAAGTTCCGCGCCTTCGTGGAGGCCCAGGGCGGCGACGCCTTGCTCGTGGACCACCCCGAGCGCCTGAACGTGGCCCCTGGACGCGAGGACGTGCTTGCCCCGGCGTCGGGCTTCGTGCAGAGTGTGGACGCCCTCGCGGTGGGCCGCGCCGTGCTGGCCCTCGGCGGCGGACGCGAACGCAAGGGCGAGGCCATTGATCACGGCGTCGGGGTCGAACTCCTCAAGAAACCCGGCGAGGCCGTGCAGGTGGGCCAGGCGGTACTGCGCCTGTACCACCGCGACGGACGTGGGCTGGACGCTGCCCGCACCTTGCTGGAAGAAGGCTTGAAAGTGGCGGAGGTGGCTCCGGCGGCCCAGCCCCTGATTCTGGACCGGGTGTTCTGA
- the accD gene encoding acetyl-CoA carboxylase, carboxyltransferase subunit beta, with protein MALDRFFRRRRPQSQPGAEDLPDLWTQCPQCKAGLYNRDLEAGSFVCPKCGHHFRLDAGQRLTMLLDEGSFAQRSGKVRPTDPLGFRDTETYPERLSRAQRKTGRPDAILTGTGSIQGIPVMAAAMDFAFSGGSMGSVVGEEIARAAEDAAGMNLPLVLVAASGGARMQESALSLMQMAKTTVALEGLTEKGLPYISILSDPTTGGVTASFATIADVIIAEPGALIGFAGPRVIQQTIRQSLPEGFQRAEFLLEHGMVDDVVDRREHRAYLTRLLGVLTRREVPA; from the coding sequence ATGGCGCTTGACCGTTTTTTCCGCAGACGACGTCCCCAGTCGCAGCCGGGGGCTGAGGATCTGCCGGACTTGTGGACCCAGTGCCCCCAGTGCAAGGCGGGGCTGTACAACCGTGATCTGGAGGCGGGCAGTTTCGTCTGCCCCAAGTGTGGGCATCATTTCCGGCTGGACGCCGGGCAGCGCCTGACCATGCTGTTGGACGAGGGCAGCTTCGCGCAGCGCTCTGGAAAGGTGCGGCCCACCGATCCGCTGGGCTTCCGAGACACAGAAACGTATCCTGAGCGGCTGAGCCGTGCCCAGCGCAAAACTGGGCGTCCGGACGCCATCTTGACCGGCACGGGGTCCATCCAGGGTATTCCCGTCATGGCCGCCGCGATGGACTTCGCCTTTAGTGGGGGCAGCATGGGCAGCGTGGTGGGCGAGGAGATTGCCCGGGCGGCCGAGGACGCGGCGGGGATGAACCTCCCCCTCGTTCTCGTTGCGGCCAGCGGTGGCGCCCGGATGCAGGAAAGTGCGCTGTCGCTGATGCAGATGGCGAAAACGACGGTGGCGCTGGAAGGGCTGACGGAAAAGGGACTCCCGTACATCTCCATCCTCAGTGATCCCACCACCGGCGGCGTCACAGCCTCGTTCGCCACCATCGCGGACGTGATCATTGCCGAACCTGGGGCCCTGATCGGCTTTGCCGGGCCGCGCGTGATTCAGCAGACCATCCGCCAGAGCCTGCCCGAGGGCTTTCAGCGGGCCGAATTCCTTCTGGAACACGGCATGGTAGACGATGTGGTGGACCGCCGCGAGCACCGCGCCTACCTGACCCGACTGCTCGGCGTGCTGACCCGCCGCGAGGTGCCTGCATGA